In the Juglans microcarpa x Juglans regia isolate MS1-56 chromosome 6D, Jm3101_v1.0, whole genome shotgun sequence genome, one interval contains:
- the LOC121236153 gene encoding uncharacterized protein LOC121236153: MENGEDSTRFRSLTATTLRNMSSSSSAFFSANQSPFFSPRSPTCHLSESTRSDNPCDSINLSVDPPSCSSGYPEPESLKNVRITFSNISATQAARTLVDFQKFDGISSSAGISNSTPSSYGHDHENGYSRHREKQRKHASSYPSSFTPGSVSLSSNRMRSCDVFIGLHGRKPYLLRFANWLRAELEVQGMSCFVSDRARCRNSRKHGIVERAMDVSSFGVIILTRKSFRNPFTIEELRFFSGKKNLVPIFFDLSPGDCLVRDIIEKRGELWGKYGGELWVLYGGLEKEWKEAVYGLSRVDEWKLDAQDGNWRECILRTITLLATRLGRRSVVERLNKWREKVEKEEFPFPRNENFIGRKKELSELEFILFGDVTGDSERDYFELKARPRRKNLTIGWPKSSLLEERGRERQFESGSRKGKEPVVWKESEKEIEMQGTGLPQRQHQPRSKGGGRYARRKRSMRILYGKGIACVSGESGIGKTDLLLEFAYRYQQRYKMILWVGGESRYIRQNYLNLWSFLEVDVGVEYCSEKSRIKGFEEQEEAAIFRVRKELMRNIPFLVVIDNLESEKDWWDHKLVMDLLPRFGGETHIIISTRLPRVMNLEPLKLSYLSGIEAMTLMQGSGKDYPIEEIDALRVIEEKVGRLTLGLAITGAILSEIPITPSRLLDTIKRMPLKDFSWSSREVHSLRRNTFLLQLFEVCFSIFDHADGPMSLATRMVQASGWFAPAAIPVSLLAHAAHKIPKKHQGNGFWRNLLHSLTCGLTSSYTKRSEAEASSMLLRFNIARSSTKQDYIHFNELIKLYAHKRGMNGAAQAMVQAVISHGSIAQHSEHMWAACFLLFGFGRDPVVVEPKVSELLHLVKEVVLPLAIRTFITFSQCSAALELLRLCTNALEAADQELVTPVEKWLDKSLCWRSIQTNAQLNPCLWQELALCRATVLETRAKLMLRGGQFDIGDDLIRKAVFIRTSICGEDHPETISARETLSKLTRLLANVQIHTSP; the protein is encoded by the coding sequence atggaAAACGGGGAAGATAGCACCAGGTTTCGGTCCTTAACGGCCACAACTTTAAGGAATatgtcatcatcatcttctgcCTTCTTTTCAGCAAATCAGTCGCCCTTCTTCTCGCCAAGATCGCCAACGTGTCATTTATCAGAATCAACACGGTCTGACAATCCATGTGACAGCATTAATTTAAGTGTTGATCCTCCTAGCTGCAGCTCAGGATATCCAGAACCTGAGTCTCTAAAAAATGTCAGAATTACCTTTTCAAACATTTCGGCAACCCAAGCTGCCCGTACGCTGGTTGATTTCCAGAAGTTTGATGGCATATCTTCCTCAGCTGGCATTTCCAACAGCACCCCATCTAGTTACGGCCATGACCATGAAAATGGTTATTCTCGGCATAGAGAGAAGCAGAGAAAGCATGCAAGTAGCTACCCTAGCTCATTTACTCCCGGTTCAGTCTCCCTTTCCTCCAATAGAATGAGGAGCTGCGATGTATTCATTGGTTTGCATGGACGCAAACCTTATTTACTGAGGTTTGCTAATTGGCTCCGTGCAGAGCTGGAGGTTCAAGGGATGAGCTGCTTTGTATCTGATAGAGCTCGATGTAGGAACTCTCGCAAACATGGAATTGTTGAGAGGGCTATGGATGTCTCTTCTTTTGGGGTTATAATTCTGACAAGGAAGTCTTTCAGGAACCCATTTACTATTGAGGAACTGCGGTTTTTTTCAGGAAAGAAGAATTTGGTCCCAATATTCTTTGACTTGAGTCCTGGTGATTGCCTTGTCCGAGATATAATTGAGAAGAGGGGAGAGCTATGGGGAAAATATGGAGGAGAGCTATGGGTGTTGTATGGAGGGCTGGAGAAGGAGTGGAAAGAAGCTGTCTATGGCCTCTCTCGGGTTGATGAGTGGAAATTAGATGCTCAGGATGGCAACTGGAGAGAATGCATACTGAGGACAATCACACTACTGGCAACGAGGTTAGGAAGGAGAAGTGTTGTAGAGCGATTGAATAAGTGGAGAGAAAAGGTAGAAAAAGAGGAGTTCCCTTTCCCTCGAAATGAGAATTTCATTGGTCGGAAGAAAGAACTTTCTGAGCTAGAATTCATTCTTTTTGGTGATGTTACAGGAGATTCAGAAAGAGACTATTTTGAACTTAAAGCTAGACCCAGGCGAAAGAATTTGACAATTGGGTGGCCTAAGAGCAGTTTATTGGAGGAAAGGGGCAGGGAAAGGCAATTTGAGAGCGGCAGCAGAAAGGGAAAAGAACCAGTTGTGTGGAAGGAGtcagaaaaagagattgagatGCAAGGTACTGGTCTTCCTCAAAGGCAACACCAACCGAGGTCAAAAGGTGGTGGAAGGTATGCAAGGAGAAAAAGATCAATGAGGATTTTGTATGGGAAAGGGATCGCTTGCGTGTCAGGTGAATCAGGAATTGGCAAGACAGACCTTCTTCTGGAATTTGCTTACAGATACCAACAAAGGTACAAGATGATTTTATGGGTAGGTGGGGAAAGCAGGTATATTAGACAGAATTATCTGAACCTCTGGTCATTTTTGGAAGTTGATGTGGGGGTTGAATATTGCTCAGAGAAAAGCAGGATAAAAGGCTTTGAAGAGCAGGAAGAGGCTGCCATTTTTAGAGTTCGCAAAGAGCTTATGAGAAACATACCCTTTTTAGTGGTGATTGATAACTTAGAGAGCGAAAAGGATTGGTGGGATCATAAACTGGTAATGGATCTTCTTCCTCGTTTTGGTGGAGAGACCCACATAATAATCTCCACACGCCTTCCCCGTGTGATGAACTTGGAACCTTTGAAACTCTCATACTTATCTGGCATCGAGGCAATGACTTTAATGCAAGGAAGTGGCAAAGACTACCCAATTGAGGAAATAGATGCACTTAGGGTTATTGAGGAGAAAGTTGGCAGGTTAACTTTGGGGCTTGCAATTACTGGTGCAATACTGTCTGAGATTCCTATAACTCCAAGTAGGCTATTGGATACCATTAAAAGAATGCCCTTGAAGGATTTCTCATGGAGCAGTAGGGAAGTACACTCATTGAGGCGAAACACCTTCCTTCTGCAACTCTTTGAGGTATGTTTCTCGATATTTGATCACGCTGATGGGCCAATGAGCTTGGCAACCAGAATGGTCCAGGCAAGTGGTTGGTTTGCTCCAGCTGCAATTCCAGTTTCCCTGTTAGCCCATGCTGCTCACAAGATACCCAAAAAGCATCAGGGGAACGGATTCTGGAGGAATTTGCTGCATTCCTTAACTTGTGGTTTGACTTCATCATACACCAAAAGATCAGAAGCAGAAGCTTCTTCCATGTTGTTGAGGTTCAATATTGCAAGAAGTAGTACCAAGCAAGATTATATCCATTTCAATGAGCTCATCAAGCTTTATGCTCACAAAAGAGGAATGAATGGAGCTGCGCAAGCCATGGTTCAAGCTGTAATCAGTCATGGGTCAATAGCTCAGCACTCTGAACATATGTGGGCGGCTTGTTTCTTGTTATTTGGATTTGGTCGCGATCCTGTAGTTGTTGAGCCCAAGGTGTCCGAGTTGCTACATCTTGTCAAAGAAGTGGTTTTGCCTCTCGCCATCCGGACATTCATCACATTCTCTCAATGCAGTGCTGCTCTTGAACTTCTGCGGCTATGTACTAATGCTTTGGAAGCTGCAGACCAAGAACTTGTCACCCCAGTTGAGAAATGGTTGGATAAATCACTTTGTTGGAGGTCCATCCAGACTAATGCTCAGTTGAATCCTTGCCTTTGGCAGGAACTGGCTCTATGCAGAGCCACTGTGCTAGAGACTAGGGCCAAGCTAATGCTAAGAGGGGGACAGTTCGATATAGGAGATGATCTAATTAGGAAGGCTGTTTTTATTAGAACTTCAATTTGTGGTGAAGATCATCCAGAGACAATATCTGCTCGTGAAACTCTGAGCAAACTGACCAGGCTTCTTGCAAATGTTCAAATTCATACTTCACCATAG